A stretch of the Desulforamulus ferrireducens genome encodes the following:
- a CDS encoding 4Fe-4S dicluster domain-containing protein: MIINKNEIAGILTKLAEEYRVIAPVKKDGLVQYAAIKNGEEACLDYANTKKPGKEILFPQSEELFNYTVSAEGVRMQDNVDKEATIVFGMRPCDVKSLVLLDNVFKNDQYTDVYYLTRRANTLIVGLGCNEPASTCFCTSMACGPFAKEGSDIFLTDLGETYFIEGISDKGKELLAKLGLSAASEEQKAAAAKLQTETKADGSINIEGLAEKLGGMFEHPFWDSLHEKCLGCAACTYLCPTCHCFDIADEAKDCEGCRVRNWDACMFPLFTLHGSGHNPRPGGKARWRQRLMHKFNYFVERYNATACVGCGRCIKNCPVNLDIRQALAEVRALD, encoded by the coding sequence ATGATCATAAACAAAAATGAAATAGCAGGTATACTGACCAAACTGGCAGAAGAATACCGAGTAATAGCCCCGGTGAAAAAAGACGGGTTGGTGCAATACGCTGCCATAAAAAATGGGGAAGAAGCCTGTCTGGACTATGCCAACACCAAAAAACCGGGCAAAGAAATCCTTTTCCCTCAGTCCGAAGAACTCTTCAACTATACCGTAAGTGCTGAAGGAGTAAGGATGCAAGACAACGTTGACAAAGAAGCCACCATCGTATTTGGCATGCGTCCCTGCGATGTTAAATCCCTGGTACTCCTGGACAACGTCTTTAAAAACGACCAATACACCGACGTCTACTACCTGACCCGTCGGGCCAACACCCTCATTGTAGGACTGGGCTGCAACGAACCGGCCAGCACCTGCTTCTGCACCAGCATGGCCTGTGGACCCTTTGCCAAAGAAGGCAGCGACATCTTCCTAACCGACCTGGGAGAAACCTACTTCATCGAAGGCATTAGCGACAAAGGCAAAGAACTGCTGGCCAAACTTGGCCTAAGTGCAGCCAGCGAAGAACAAAAGGCCGCAGCGGCCAAACTGCAAACAGAAACCAAAGCAGACGGCAGCATCAACATAGAAGGCCTGGCAGAAAAACTAGGCGGCATGTTCGAACACCCCTTCTGGGACAGCCTGCACGAAAAATGCCTGGGCTGCGCAGCCTGCACCTACCTGTGCCCCACCTGCCACTGCTTTGACATAGCGGACGAAGCCAAAGACTGCGAAGGCTGCCGGGTAAGGAACTGGGATGCCTGCATGTTCCCGCTGTTTACCCTGCACGGCTCGGGACACAACCCGAGACCAGGCGGCAAAGCCCGCTGGAGACAAAGACTTATGCATAAATTCAACTACTTTGTAGAACGATACAACGCCACCGCCTGCGTAGGCTGCGGTAGGTGCATCAAAAACTGTCCTGTAAACCTGGATATTCGCCAAGCCTTGGCCGAAGTCCGGGCATTGGACTAG
- a CDS encoding FAD/NAD(P)-binding protein produces the protein MRNPYLPLPMKLVKNFTETSDKLIHTFTLEFLSQEDAENFKYAPGQFAEVMVYGKGEAPFGIASSPTEKGILKFSVAKVGVVSTALHMLEEGTIVGVRGPLGNSYPLEQLKGKSLTIIGGGFAFTTLRSTIQYILDPANRGDYGDLTVIYGARNPGLLLYKDELAAWDARPDINLITTIDREVEGWTGRVGFIPTVTKEVAPKSDYAIICGPPVMIKFTLPVLVECGFTPDRIIMSLENRMKCGIGMCGRCNVGSKYVCKDGPVFTKEQLDKLPNEY, from the coding sequence ATGAGAAACCCCTATCTACCGCTGCCGATGAAACTGGTGAAAAACTTCACCGAGACATCAGACAAACTCATACACACCTTTACCCTGGAATTTCTAAGCCAAGAAGATGCCGAAAACTTTAAGTATGCGCCGGGGCAATTTGCGGAAGTAATGGTCTATGGCAAAGGGGAAGCCCCCTTTGGAATAGCCTCCTCCCCCACCGAGAAAGGGATCTTGAAATTCTCCGTGGCTAAAGTGGGAGTAGTCTCCACCGCCCTGCACATGCTGGAAGAAGGCACCATTGTAGGAGTAAGAGGACCCTTAGGAAACAGCTACCCGCTGGAGCAACTAAAAGGAAAAAGCCTGACCATCATCGGCGGCGGCTTTGCCTTCACCACCCTGCGTTCCACCATCCAATATATCTTGGATCCAGCCAATCGTGGGGACTATGGAGACTTGACCGTTATCTACGGTGCCCGTAACCCTGGATTGCTGCTGTACAAAGATGAACTGGCGGCCTGGGATGCGCGGCCTGACATCAACCTAATCACCACCATAGACCGGGAAGTAGAAGGATGGACCGGTCGGGTTGGCTTTATACCCACCGTGACCAAAGAAGTGGCCCCCAAGAGTGACTATGCCATTATCTGCGGACCGCCGGTAATGATCAAATTCACCCTGCCGGTACTGGTGGAATGCGGCTTTACCCCGGACCGTATCATCATGAGCTTAGAAAACAGAATGAAGTGCGGCATTGGTATGTGCGGTCGCTGCAATGTAGGCAGCAAATATGTCTGCAAGGACGGCCCTGTGTTTACCAAGGAGCAGTTGGATAAGCTGCCCAACGAATATTAA
- a CDS encoding PilZ domain-containing protein, producing MQFGALYARGNKKIWLRVPGKDAVETEISAVENGIIWLNLPRKDGQILVLEKDEVVDIGFSYNDGFYSAETRVVEIGTAHGRVYGLLIPQDFVREQRRYYVRSKYSTKVLFTSQSKYKITTELYNFSAGGLRVYVTPEFDVILQNERFFWVDFAIEDKTFSLPVELVWKEYMDNILNAGFKFIQIRERDQEILMALAIKYSKNL from the coding sequence GTGCAGTTCGGGGCGTTATATGCCAGGGGAAATAAAAAGATCTGGCTGAGGGTGCCGGGTAAGGATGCGGTGGAGACGGAAATTTCCGCGGTGGAAAATGGTATTATTTGGCTAAACCTCCCCCGCAAGGACGGGCAGATCTTAGTACTGGAAAAGGACGAAGTTGTTGATATAGGCTTTTCCTACAACGACGGTTTTTATAGCGCAGAAACCAGGGTGGTGGAGATTGGCACCGCCCATGGCAGGGTATACGGCTTGCTGATACCCCAGGATTTTGTGCGGGAGCAAAGGAGATACTATGTCAGGAGTAAATACTCAACTAAGGTCCTGTTCACCAGCCAAAGTAAATATAAAATAACCACAGAACTGTATAACTTTTCAGCCGGTGGTTTGCGGGTTTATGTTACACCGGAATTTGATGTAATTCTACAAAATGAAAGGTTCTTTTGGGTTGATTTTGCCATAGAGGATAAAACCTTTTCTCTGCCTGTAGAGCTAGTTTGGAAGGAGTACATGGATAATATTTTAAATGCGGGTTTCAAATTTATCCAGATCCGAGAAAGGGATCAGGAAATATTAATGGCTTTAGCCATAAAGTACTCAAAGAACCTGTAG
- the larB gene encoding nickel pincer cofactor biosynthesis protein LarB yields the protein MGPQELQALLEGVQSGQISVNTALEQLKKLPYDDLGYAKIDHHRHIRKGFPEVIFCQGKTTMQVAEIFHRLAQASGANIIGTRANEEMFQATQRLVPEAQYHALARIIYRQQPDTPKQGLVCVCSAGTADLPVAEEAALTCELMGNQVQRIYDVGVAGIHRLLHHVEQLHRANVIIVVAGMEGALPSVVGGLVARPVIAVPTSVGYGASFHGLAALLGMLNSCASGVTVVNIDNGFGAGYAASLINKLAGEKE from the coding sequence TTGGGGCCACAGGAATTACAAGCTCTACTAGAGGGTGTCCAATCCGGACAAATATCAGTTAATACAGCACTGGAGCAATTAAAAAAATTGCCCTATGATGATTTGGGTTATGCCAAAATAGACCATCATCGGCATATTAGGAAAGGTTTCCCGGAAGTAATCTTTTGCCAGGGTAAAACTACCATGCAGGTGGCTGAAATTTTTCATAGGTTGGCTCAGGCCAGTGGAGCTAACATCATTGGTACCAGGGCCAATGAAGAGATGTTTCAGGCTACCCAACGCTTAGTGCCAGAAGCGCAATATCATGCCCTGGCCAGAATAATTTACCGCCAACAGCCCGACACTCCAAAACAAGGACTGGTTTGTGTTTGCAGTGCCGGCACAGCGGATTTACCAGTGGCGGAGGAAGCGGCACTAACCTGTGAGTTGATGGGTAATCAGGTGCAAAGGATTTACGATGTGGGGGTAGCTGGCATACATCGCCTGCTACATCATGTGGAGCAGCTTCACCGGGCCAATGTGATCATAGTGGTGGCTGGTATGGAGGGTGCCTTGCCCAGTGTGGTGGGTGGCTTGGTGGCAAGACCCGTCATTGCCGTTCCCACCAGTGTAGGCTATGGCGCCAGCTTTCATGGCCTGGCAGCGCTGCTGGGGATGCTAAATAGCTGTGCCTCGGGTGTTACGGTGGTGAATATAGATAATGGTTTCGGTGCTGGCTACGCTGCCAGCCTAATAAATAAACTGGCAGGTGAGAAAGAGTGA
- the larC gene encoding nickel pincer cofactor biosynthesis protein LarC, with amino-acid sequence MKIAYFDCFAGISGDMLLGALVDLGLSPDTLKQELQSLGLSGYEITAQRVTRRGISGMKVDVTVTGDQPHRHLKDILQILEHSRLSETVKQDAKNIFTLLAQAEGKIHNKAPESVHFHEVGAVDSIVDIVGTLIGLQKLKVEQVYCSPLNVGSGTVHCAHGVMPVPAPATAEILVDTPIYSAGPAVELVTPTGAVLVKYLAKGFGPMPGMLLKAVGYGAGDRETQIPNLLRVMLGEKEPHQHLYRPWQGQMTHREHGHCHQHEHKHA; translated from the coding sequence GTGAAGATAGCCTACTTCGATTGTTTTGCCGGGATTAGTGGCGATATGCTCTTGGGAGCCCTGGTGGATCTGGGATTATCCCCGGACACTTTAAAACAAGAACTGCAAAGTTTAGGCTTGTCCGGCTATGAGATAACCGCCCAAAGGGTAACCCGTCGCGGCATTAGTGGTATGAAAGTGGATGTGACAGTGACCGGGGATCAACCCCACCGCCATTTAAAGGATATACTGCAGATCCTTGAGCACAGTCGGTTGTCGGAAACAGTTAAACAGGACGCCAAAAATATTTTTACTTTATTAGCCCAGGCCGAGGGGAAAATTCACAATAAGGCCCCGGAGAGTGTCCATTTCCATGAGGTGGGGGCGGTGGATTCCATTGTTGATATTGTGGGCACCTTAATTGGTTTGCAAAAATTAAAGGTGGAGCAAGTATACTGCTCACCACTAAATGTAGGCAGTGGTACGGTGCATTGTGCCCATGGGGTAATGCCGGTACCGGCACCGGCCACCGCTGAGATACTGGTGGACACCCCCATTTACAGTGCCGGTCCGGCGGTGGAACTGGTTACTCCCACCGGGGCAGTGTTGGTCAAATATCTGGCCAAGGGCTTTGGTCCTATGCCCGGAATGCTGCTCAAGGCGGTGGGGTATGGGGCCGGGGACAGAGAAACACAAATACCCAATCTTTTGCGGGTAATGCTCGGCGAGAAGGAGCCTCACCAGCATCTCTACAGGCCCTGGCAAGGTCAAATGACGCATCGAGAACATGGTCATTGCCATCAACATGAGCATAAGCACGCATGA
- the larE gene encoding ATP-dependent sacrificial sulfur transferase LarE, with protein sequence MLGEKYQRLKEILRDCHSVLVGFSGGADSALLLAVAAQELGERVLAVTATSPTSTRLEIQEAQALAKQLAVKHLVIESKEMQLAEFIQNTPQKCYHCKWLRYSELKRIAQQANIPWVLDGSNLDDLGDFRPGRKALQELGIRSPLQEAGFTKAEVRELSRQLALPTWNKPSSPCLATRIPFGQMITEEKLRRVEAAEEYLRKLGFAPLRVRHFPEEARLEIAREQFNHLLNHTEDVYQRLKELGFSTITLDLAGFRSGSMNETLSEQDKRS encoded by the coding sequence TTGTTAGGGGAAAAATACCAAAGACTAAAAGAGATATTAAGGGATTGCCACAGCGTGCTGGTTGGTTTTTCCGGCGGTGCCGATAGTGCCTTGCTCTTGGCGGTGGCTGCCCAGGAACTGGGTGAACGGGTATTAGCAGTTACTGCCACTTCACCCACTTCCACCCGGTTAGAAATACAAGAAGCACAGGCCCTGGCAAAACAACTGGCAGTAAAACATTTAGTTATTGAATCTAAAGAAATGCAGTTAGCGGAGTTTATTCAGAATACCCCGCAGAAGTGCTATCATTGCAAATGGCTGAGGTATTCTGAGTTAAAAAGGATAGCCCAACAGGCCAATATACCCTGGGTACTGGACGGTTCCAATCTAGACGATCTAGGGGATTTCCGACCGGGCAGGAAAGCCTTGCAGGAATTGGGTATTCGCAGCCCACTGCAGGAAGCAGGTTTTACCAAGGCGGAGGTGCGGGAATTATCCCGGCAACTGGCACTGCCCACCTGGAACAAGCCGTCGTCCCCCTGCCTGGCCACCCGGATACCCTTCGGACAAATGATTACCGAGGAAAAGTTAAGACGGGTGGAGGCTGCTGAGGAGTACCTAAGAAAGCTGGGTTTTGCGCCCCTGCGGGTACGGCATTTCCCGGAGGAAGCCCGGCTGGAAATTGCCAGGGAACAATTTAACCACCTCTTAAACCATACAGAGGATGTGTACCAAAGGCTCAAGGAGCTGGGTTTTTCCACCATAACCCTGGATTTGGCTGGTTTTCGCAGTGGTAGTATGAACGAAACTTTATCAGAACAAGACAAGAGGAGTTAA
- a CDS encoding PaaI family thioesterase: MDTETKQMIEFADNNPFAKAVDIKVTELELGSGRASVEVTVTAKHLNPHGTLHGGVLSTMADIAMGLAVRTLGKLGVTVNLNLNYLAPGYLGEKIVARGEVVHRGNTLLSTECTIARDDQVLARATGLWFVVKT; this comes from the coding sequence ATGGATACAGAAACTAAACAAATGATAGAATTTGCCGACAACAATCCCTTTGCCAAAGCAGTGGATATTAAGGTTACGGAACTGGAACTGGGCTCGGGGAGAGCCAGCGTGGAAGTTACCGTTACGGCTAAACACCTTAACCCCCATGGAACTCTGCATGGCGGTGTGTTATCCACCATGGCTGACATTGCCATGGGGCTGGCTGTGAGAACCTTAGGCAAGCTAGGAGTGACTGTTAATTTGAATCTAAACTATCTTGCCCCAGGTTACCTGGGAGAAAAAATTGTCGCCAGGGGGGAGGTTGTGCACCGGGGTAATACCCTTTTGTCCACTGAATGCACCATTGCCAGGGACGATCAGGTGTTGGCCCGGGCCACTGGTCTATGGTTTGTGGTGAAAACATGA
- the folP gene encoding dihydropteroate synthase has protein sequence MIEIGVKFIDNLEQAYAEMQRVGADPGGIARMAPKAVFKVLKLSGLTPTQANIIKQEMLARGGDAAVARGVINHSVATTDLLLLGTLKQYRGFIKKLKMQPFGLAKLAERIEAALANLAGWPSRRINCRGLTLELGERTLVMGILNATPDSFSDGGRYLDPAAALEHALQMVEDGADIIDLGGISTRPGHSEISEAEEQRRILPVLDKLVQEVKVPISIDTWRAAVAREALARGAHMINDQWALRGDPELAQVVAEYQAPIMLMHNGHSTEYRDIMLELTAFLRQSIDMAQQTGISRGNIIVDPGIGFAKTYEQNLEVLRRLKELTVLGCPILLGTSRKSVIAKTLNLPVDQRVEGTAATVALGIAAGADIVRVHDVKEMVRVARMTDAILRGPQHEG, from the coding sequence ATGATAGAAATTGGTGTTAAATTTATAGATAACCTGGAACAGGCCTATGCAGAAATGCAAAGGGTGGGGGCCGATCCAGGAGGGATAGCCAGAATGGCCCCGAAGGCAGTTTTTAAAGTGCTGAAACTTTCCGGGCTCACGCCCACCCAGGCCAACATTATTAAACAGGAAATGTTAGCCAGGGGAGGAGATGCGGCGGTAGCCCGCGGGGTGATAAATCACTCTGTGGCTACCACTGATCTGCTGCTCCTGGGAACTTTAAAACAGTACCGCGGTTTTATTAAAAAATTAAAAATGCAGCCCTTTGGTTTGGCTAAACTGGCGGAGCGGATAGAGGCAGCTTTAGCTAACCTGGCCGGCTGGCCGAGCCGCCGTATAAATTGTCGGGGTTTGACCTTAGAACTGGGAGAACGCACCCTGGTGATGGGGATTTTAAACGCCACACCGGATTCTTTCTCCGACGGTGGACGCTATTTAGACCCTGCGGCGGCCTTGGAACACGCTCTGCAAATGGTGGAGGACGGAGCGGATATTATTGATTTAGGGGGCATCTCCACCCGCCCTGGCCATAGCGAGATCAGTGAGGCAGAGGAGCAGCGTCGTATCTTGCCGGTACTGGACAAGCTGGTGCAGGAAGTCAAGGTACCCATTAGCATTGATACCTGGCGGGCGGCAGTGGCCAGGGAAGCCCTGGCCAGGGGGGCACACATGATCAATGACCAATGGGCTTTACGGGGTGACCCGGAACTGGCCCAGGTGGTGGCAGAGTACCAGGCGCCCATCATGTTAATGCATAACGGTCATAGTACGGAATATCGGGATATCATGCTGGAGCTAACGGCCTTCCTGCGGCAAAGTATAGACATGGCCCAGCAGACGGGTATTTCCCGGGGGAATATTATTGTCGATCCCGGTATTGGTTTTGCCAAGACCTATGAACAAAACCTGGAGGTACTGCGCCGTTTAAAGGAACTGACAGTACTGGGTTGTCCCATTCTCCTGGGTACCTCCCGTAAATCAGTTATTGCCAAAACCCTTAATTTGCCGGTGGATCAGAGGGTGGAGGGCACCGCTGCCACCGTGGCCCTGGGTATTGCCGCCGGAGCGGACATCGTAAGGGTGCACGATGTAAAAGAAATGGTTCGGGTGGCCCGTATGACCGATGCCATCCTAAGGGGGCCGCAGCATGAAGGATAA
- the folB gene encoding dihydroneopterin aldolase, which yields MKDKIILKGMQFFGYHGVLEEERRLGQKFIVDMELRLDLQPAGRQDDLDLSISYAEVFQTVEAVVTGRSFRLLEALAESISQRVLEQYPPVTEVLVRVEKPGAPIPGNFAYMAVEITRRKEELP from the coding sequence ATGAAGGATAAGATCATTTTGAAAGGTATGCAGTTTTTTGGTTACCATGGTGTGTTGGAGGAAGAGCGCCGCCTGGGACAAAAATTTATCGTGGATATGGAACTGAGGTTGGATTTACAACCGGCCGGGCGGCAGGACGATTTGGACCTGAGCATTAGCTATGCCGAGGTTTTTCAAACGGTGGAAGCTGTGGTCACCGGCCGGTCCTTTCGTTTGCTGGAGGCATTGGCCGAGAGCATTAGCCAGAGGGTATTGGAACAATATCCGCCTGTGACGGAAGTGCTGGTGCGGGTGGAAAAACCCGGTGCCCCCATCCCGGGCAATTTTGCCTACATGGCTGTAGAAATTACCCGGCGAAAGGAAGAACTGCCATGA
- the folK gene encoding 2-amino-4-hydroxy-6-hydroxymethyldihydropteridine diphosphokinase: MTRAYIGLGSNLGNREENLCQALQRLTAHPGIQACRCASLYETAPWGNTQQDWFLNTVAEVETTLTPGELLQVLQEIEKALGRTRTVKWGPRTLDLDILLYGEEKIDLPDLQIPHPRLTERAFVLAPLAELQPDMTLPQGSIQDLLAQVLPEQEIRLYQR, encoded by the coding sequence ATGACCCGTGCCTACATTGGTTTGGGCAGCAACCTGGGTAATAGGGAGGAGAATTTATGCCAGGCCTTGCAGCGGCTAACCGCCCATCCCGGCATTCAAGCCTGCCGCTGTGCCTCCCTTTACGAAACAGCCCCCTGGGGTAATACCCAGCAGGACTGGTTTCTCAACACAGTGGCCGAGGTAGAAACCACCCTGACCCCGGGGGAATTGCTGCAGGTATTGCAGGAAATAGAAAAGGCCCTGGGCCGTACCCGTACCGTCAAATGGGGGCCCAGAACCTTAGATTTAGATATTTTACTCTATGGCGAGGAGAAAATCGACCTGCCGGATTTACAAATACCCCACCCCCGACTGACGGAAAGGGCCTTTGTGCTGGCTCCCCTGGCAGAACTCCAACCGGACATGACCTTACCCCAGGGTAGCATACAAGATTTGCTAGCCCAGGTATTACCTGAGCAAGAGATACGTTTATATCAAAGGTAG
- a CDS encoding glycerate kinase: protein MRIILAPDSYKGSLSAVAVATAMEQGILSVWPEAKIKKVPIADGGEGTVAALVTATGGRIMQTSVMGPLGDPVEAQWGILGDGETAVIEMAAASGLPLVPIEKRNPRLTTTYGTGQLIKTALDFGLRKLIIGIGGSATNDGGAGMAQALGARFLDGAGNELPLGGAALAKLASIDITGLDPRLAEASILVACDVTNPLCGPQGASAVYGPQKGATAQMVEELDLALQRYATVAEATLGKAVATHPGAGAAGGLGAGLLLFTRAQLKPGVQIVLETTGFERLVQQADLVITGEGATDYQTAFGKAPVGVARIAAKYQVPVVCLSGGLGQGCEDILQHGVKGLMSIVPQPMSLEECLATAPELLQAATARLCRLLSVGWQLRCNLEK, encoded by the coding sequence ATGCGTATCATCCTTGCCCCTGATTCCTATAAAGGCAGTTTATCGGCGGTGGCTGTGGCCACGGCCATGGAACAGGGTATTCTCAGTGTGTGGCCCGAGGCAAAAATAAAAAAAGTCCCCATCGCCGATGGCGGGGAAGGGACTGTGGCTGCCCTGGTGACAGCTACCGGGGGGCGCATCATGCAAACCAGTGTCATGGGTCCCCTGGGAGACCCGGTGGAGGCCCAGTGGGGTATCCTGGGTGATGGGGAAACCGCTGTAATTGAAATGGCCGCCGCTTCGGGACTTCCTCTGGTACCAATAGAAAAACGTAACCCCCGCCTGACCACCACCTACGGAACCGGCCAATTGATTAAAACCGCCCTGGATTTTGGCCTCCGCAAGCTAATCATCGGCATCGGCGGCAGTGCCACCAACGATGGCGGAGCAGGCATGGCCCAAGCCCTGGGCGCCCGGTTTCTGGACGGGGCTGGAAATGAGTTACCCCTGGGGGGTGCTGCCCTGGCTAAGTTGGCAAGTATAGACATAACCGGGTTAGATCCCCGTTTGGCAGAGGCCAGCATTTTAGTGGCCTGTGATGTCACCAACCCCCTCTGTGGTCCCCAGGGGGCCTCGGCGGTATATGGCCCGCAAAAGGGTGCCACTGCCCAGATGGTGGAGGAATTGGATTTGGCCCTGCAAAGATACGCCACAGTGGCCGAAGCCACCCTCGGTAAAGCTGTTGCCACCCATCCCGGTGCCGGCGCCGCCGGTGGTTTAGGGGCAGGCTTACTGCTGTTTACCAGGGCCCAACTTAAACCAGGTGTGCAAATTGTTTTGGAAACCACCGGTTTTGAGCGACTGGTGCAACAGGCCGATCTGGTGATTACCGGCGAAGGGGCAACAGACTATCAAACCGCCTTCGGCAAAGCCCCGGTGGGTGTGGCCAGAATCGCTGCCAAGTACCAGGTACCGGTGGTCTGTCTATCCGGTGGATTGGGCCAGGGCTGTGAGGATATTCTGCAGCACGGGGTTAAGGGATTAATGAGCATCGTACCTCAACCCATGAGCCTGGAGGAGTGCCTGGCCACCGCCCCTGAACTTCTCCAAGCAGCAACAGCTCGGCTCTGCCGATTACTGTCGGTTGGCTGGCAGTTGAGATGTAACTTAGAAAAATAG
- a CDS encoding HD domain-containing protein, with protein MWTLLRRIAHNAAHLGLDVYLVGGSLRDQIRGITPQDLDFVVASGASLLAQRVAQEHQAKVVLLDEERETLRVVLKDGLHLDFCLFKGATLEEDLWARDFTINSLALPLHPHLPEETSWPDKLIDPTGGYADLSYGLLRATSHQAMLDDPLRVLRGIRLAAEYHLTLVPETGVLLRQGGRRLADIAGERIWQELARLLSLPVAYPWVELMDREFQLWHQLIPGRLRMEETKQNYYHVENVWHHCLRTYRCLEAILQELPTLAEGHLVLKALQQPLGGSKARLPVLKLAALIHDVGKPDTAKTQPGGRISFHGHSAAGLPYASALADRLKLSNPERDYLLHLVRQHMQPLHHYTNRDHSVLATYRLFRTLGQEAVDLLLLSLADLTATFTAGERLSELAPYRSFIRNLLQQYFAHYRDWQPSKFFTGADLIKRGVPAGPLVGELLEKLAEAEITGEIKDLPSAQRWLDQYLKTRT; from the coding sequence ATGTGGACTCTGTTGAGGAGAATCGCTCACAACGCGGCTCATTTAGGTCTGGATGTTTATTTAGTGGGTGGTTCCCTACGAGATCAAATCAGGGGAATTACTCCTCAGGATTTAGATTTTGTGGTGGCCAGTGGTGCTTCACTGCTGGCCCAGCGGGTTGCCCAGGAACACCAAGCCAAGGTTGTTTTATTAGATGAAGAAAGAGAAACCCTCCGGGTGGTCCTAAAAGATGGCCTTCACCTGGATTTCTGCCTTTTTAAGGGGGCTACCCTGGAGGAAGACCTGTGGGCACGGGACTTTACCATTAATTCCCTGGCTCTGCCCTTGCATCCCCACCTGCCCGAGGAAACTTCCTGGCCTGACAAACTAATTGATCCCACCGGGGGCTATGCGGATCTCTCCTACGGCCTGCTGCGGGCCACCAGCCACCAAGCCATGCTGGACGATCCTCTGCGGGTGCTGCGGGGTATTCGTTTAGCGGCTGAGTATCATTTAACCCTGGTACCGGAAACCGGTGTCTTGTTACGCCAGGGCGGACGCCGCCTGGCTGACATAGCCGGGGAACGTATTTGGCAGGAGTTGGCGAGATTGCTGTCCCTTCCTGTGGCCTACCCCTGGGTGGAGTTAATGGATCGGGAATTCCAATTGTGGCACCAACTCATACCCGGGCGGCTACGTATGGAGGAAACCAAACAAAACTACTACCATGTGGAAAATGTCTGGCACCACTGCCTACGCACCTACCGTTGTCTGGAGGCTATTCTGCAGGAGCTGCCCACCCTGGCGGAAGGCCACCTGGTGTTAAAGGCCTTACAGCAACCTCTGGGGGGAAGTAAAGCAAGACTGCCGGTCTTAAAACTGGCTGCTCTCATCCACGATGTGGGGAAACCGGATACTGCCAAAACCCAACCAGGGGGACGCATCTCCTTTCACGGACATTCCGCGGCCGGCCTGCCCTATGCCAGTGCCCTGGCAGACCGTTTGAAACTATCTAACCCGGAACGGGATTACCTGTTGCATCTGGTGCGTCAACACATGCAGCCGCTGCACCACTACACCAACAGGGATCATTCCGTACTGGCAACCTATCGCCTCTTCCGAACCCTGGGTCAGGAAGCTGTGGATCTACTGCTGCTATCCCTGGCAGACCTAACAGCCACCTTTACAGCAGGGGAAAGACTCAGTGAGCTTGCCCCCTACAGGAGTTTTATTCGTAACCTGCTCCAACAATATTTTGCTCACTATAGGGATTGGCAGCCAAGTAAGTTCTTTACCGGTGCAGACCTTATTAAAAGGGGCGTGCCTGCGGGACCGCTGGTGGGAGAATTATTGGAAAAACTGGCCGAGGCCGAGATTACCGGTGAGATTAAAGATCTGCCTTCGGCCCAAAGATGGCTAGATCAGTACCTAAAAACCAGGACATAG
- a CDS encoding DUF1648 domain-containing protein, whose translation MSELNLKHRLLLPGVIVVVTLYLAITNYPTLPEQIPTHFNASGEPDGWGKTSFSSIFSLPLLQLTLYGIFSGLLYLFSTRQDIRPMINLPNRDQLTTEQVERIRRIIVNGMSGLNLVTCLMLFYIQFGTFQVVKGHWSGLGSFVWLFTLLIVGTAGWMLYQLFILRK comes from the coding sequence ATGTCCGAGCTGAATTTAAAACATCGGTTGTTGCTCCCTGGTGTGATCGTAGTGGTTACCCTTTATCTGGCCATTACCAATTACCCCACTCTACCCGAACAAATTCCCACTCACTTTAATGCCAGTGGCGAACCGGATGGTTGGGGTAAAACATCCTTTAGCAGCATATTTAGTCTGCCCCTGTTGCAGCTAACCTTGTATGGTATTTTTTCGGGTCTGCTGTACCTATTTTCCACCCGACAGGATATTCGTCCGATGATTAACTTACCCAACCGGGATCAGCTAACCACCGAGCAAGTGGAACGCATTCGACGGATCATTGTCAATGGTATGTCCGGTCTTAATTTAGTAACCTGCCTGATGCTTTTTTATATTCAGTTTGGCACCTTTCAGGTGGTCAAAGGGCATTGGTCTGGATTAGGCTCCTTTGTTTGGCTGTTTACTTTGCTAATTGTGGGTACTGCCGGTTGGATGCTTTACCAATTGTTCATCCTGCGCAAATAA